GCGGACGCTGGGCTGGATCCTGCCCGCCATCATCTGCCTTTTCATCTCCTACGCGCTTTTCGGCCCCTATTTTCCGGGCATCCTTCAGCATCCCGGCGTCAAGCCCAACACCTTCGTCAGCTCGATGTATTTCCCGCAGGAGGGGATTTTCGGCGTCACGCTCTGGGTGGTCTCGACCATCGTGTTCCACTTCGTGCTCTTCGGCGTCATCGCGCAGCGCACGGGTCTGGGGCAGCTCTTCATCGACAACGCCACCATCCTCGCCGGGCGCTACACGGGCGGACCGGCCAAGGTTTCGGTGGTCTCCTCGGCCTTCTTCGGCACGATCTCCGGCTCCTCGGTGGCCAACACCGTCTCGACGGGCGCGCTCACCATTCCCAACATGAAGCGCCTGGGCTATCCGGGCCACTTCGCGGGCGGGGTCGAGGCCGCGGCCTCGGCCGGCGGGCAGATCACGCCGCCCATCATGGGCGCGGCGGCCTTCATCATGGCCGAGTTCCTCGAACTGCCCTACACCACCATCGTCATCGCGGCGATCTTCCCGGCGCTCCTGCATTACGTCGGCGTCTTCGCCGTGGTCCACCTGATGGCGCGCAAGCTGGGTCTCCAGGGTCTCGCGAAGGAAGCACTGCCCAAGCTGGGTGCGGTCTGGCGCGACGGCTGGGCCAATATCGTGCCGCTGGTGGGGCTTTTGGTGGTGCTCTTCTCGGGCTACACGCCCTACATGTCGGCCTTCTGCGGCATCTCGCTCGCGCTCATCGCGGGGATGAGCCGCTGGAAGGAGCCGCTGTCGCTGGTCTACATGGTCGGCTTCATCGCCTTCGTCATATGGAAATACATGGGCGGCGGGTTCGATTTCACCATGTCGGGGATCCTCGTCGCAGCCGCCCTTCTGGGCGCGCTCAACCCGCAGGACCGCATCGGCCTGAAAGAGATGGGCGATACGTTCGAGACGGGGGTGAAATACGCCCTCGCGGTGGGCGCGGCCTCGGCCGCGGTGGGCATCGTGATCGGTGTCATCAACACCACCGGCGTGGGTTTTCGCATCGGCTTCATGGTGACGCAGGCGGCGACCAACCTCGGCAACGACCTCGCACCCCTTTTCACCTACGGCGCGTTCGAGCTTTTCTCGGTGCAGGATCTCACGCTGTTCCTCAGCCTCGTCTTCATCGCGCTCGCCTGCATCCTGATGGGCGCGGGCGTGCCGACGACGGCGCTCTACATCATGCTCGTCTCCGTGGCGCAGCCCGCGCTGGCACAGCTCGGTATCCCGCCCATCGCAAGCCACATGTTCGTCCTCTACTACGGCGTCGTGGCCGAGATCACGCCACCCGTCTGCACCTCGGCCTACGCCGCCGCCGCCATCGCCAACTCGAACCCGTTCCGCACCGGCATCTCGGCCTTCACGCTGGGGCTGGGCAAGGTCGTGGCACCGATGGCCTTCGTCTATGCGCCGGTGCTTCTCATCGTATCCTCCACCGGCTTCGACCTGTGGGAGTTCACCTATACCGCGACCACCTGCATCATGGGCGTCATCGCGCTCTCGGCGGCCGTGGTGGGTTACTGGCTCACGCCCATGAACGTGGTGTTCCGCTGGCTCATGGGGTTCGCCGGGATCGTCTTCATCGCGCCCTCGCTCCAGGCCGATCTCGTGGCGCTCATCATCGCCGCGCCCGCGATCATCTCGCAGGTGATCGCCAAGCGCCGCGTCAACGCCGCGCCGGCCTGAGCCCATGGCGACGGACGCGCCCGTCACGGTGCTGGGGGCCGGTATCGTCGGCATCTGCACCGCCCTCTCGCTGGCGGAGCGCGGGGTGCCCGTGCGCCTCGTTGACAGGGGCGATCCGGGGCAGGAGACCTCCTACGGCAACGCGGGCGTCATCTCGCCCTGGTCGGTGATCCCGCAATCCATGCCGGGTCTCTGGCGCCAGGTGCCCCGGCTCATGTGGGGCCACCACCGCCCGTTGGGCGTGCGCCTCGGCTTCTGGCCGCGCATGATCCCCTGGGGGCTGCGCTTTCTCGCCAACGGTTCCGAGGCGCGGGTCCGCGAGGTGGC
This window of the Roseovarius sp. SCSIO 43702 genome carries:
- a CDS encoding TRAP transporter fused permease subunit, which gives rise to MTNGSKDVAEELTAEELSAIEQKYDEGAATRSVSPRFAAFLRYVALTFAVYHYLTAGFALPADFWHMGWHLSGLFILIYALYPLVKTRTAFDLNTGALRLGGVPFFDVILMVLGVAASLYVGLAWRGIPALGIEEMTFRMGNPNGYDMLFGVILIVLVLDIARRTLGWILPAIICLFISYALFGPYFPGILQHPGVKPNTFVSSMYFPQEGIFGVTLWVVSTIVFHFVLFGVIAQRTGLGQLFIDNATILAGRYTGGPAKVSVVSSAFFGTISGSSVANTVSTGALTIPNMKRLGYPGHFAGGVEAAASAGGQITPPIMGAAAFIMAEFLELPYTTIVIAAIFPALLHYVGVFAVVHLMARKLGLQGLAKEALPKLGAVWRDGWANIVPLVGLLVVLFSGYTPYMSAFCGISLALIAGMSRWKEPLSLVYMVGFIAFVIWKYMGGGFDFTMSGILVAAALLGALNPQDRIGLKEMGDTFETGVKYALAVGAASAAVGIVIGVINTTGVGFRIGFMVTQAATNLGNDLAPLFTYGAFELFSVQDLTLFLSLVFIALACILMGAGVPTTALYIMLVSVAQPALAQLGIPPIASHMFVLYYGVVAEITPPVCTSAYAAAAIANSNPFRTGISAFTLGLGKVVAPMAFVYAPVLLIVSSTGFDLWEFTYTATTCIMGVIALSAAVVGYWLTPMNVVFRWLMGFAGIVFIAPSLQADLVALIIAAPAIISQVIAKRRVNAAPA